The following are encoded in a window of Oncorhynchus mykiss isolate Arlee chromosome Y, USDA_OmykA_1.1, whole genome shotgun sequence genomic DNA:
- the LOC110509765 gene encoding amyloid-beta A4 precursor protein-binding family A member 1-like isoform X2, whose amino-acid sequence MSYKQQGEGLGDAILEEHKASPASRNRQPNSTGGEGVPVRRSWRPCQMLGQDGQEHHHHHHPPIPHQGSGRGPARYRRRTPSGQGPSRQWEGADMEPPRHTQPPRPGAARYRRQGEPRVRVHRQRPPTRDGQDTHALPFQQQRSSGAPLTEQRDMTGPATMKQQHPPHSCPPHHTQNSRAPDLTAGTSPTPTHHTPCPTAPDPPSQDLHQTLPNIESPQPQEEEEEGYSSSITQSVSTQSGFDNQTDLENQREGGHGEGETGLGEEDSSERDLVEDDQEDGTNEYCSDTESAASLSMEAPPLSSPPHQSPFLPPPLQSENSDQYSDEFSPSPTYENDIMPDDESYTDSPLSHPKSFTFRDSYPKTYAEFYNESYPQSESITESNTEPYAKSYPQSFPAPLKWINYPDRRSEADPDEPYSELHPGSCSRRQSEHVYKGATDTEPQPRDSWPGRDVGLPQTSPHWQGRSVGSRLHHYNDTTSDGEDDSLKESPRSQSLGPPPWNVQGEAQSERPSSGQPGSGEFQDEQAGMELRPPAEGLSEDSVTGSGDAISLAIRDIREAIEEVKTKTVRSPYTPDQPIEPVWVMRPEVSPNEDESSPEHPPGGEPVSQSPSHYNPVPARVPSPVHVPVPAPAPSRVPVPVPEHVCPVRVESSRTHQDQQREHREQREPPRPPSIEEIQRHMPSFPTYVEVPGPCDPEDLIDGIIFAASYLGSTHLLSERTPTKSARMQQAQEAMSRVRTGGEIPSSTEVDLFMSTQRIKVLNADTQASMMDLPLRTISYIADIGNMVVLMARGKMVRSRSAQEHLNHTTDHTNSPARDDLPQYRMVCHVFESEDAQLIAQSIGQAFSVAYQEFLRANGIDPEDLSQREYSDLLNTQDMYNDDLIHFSKSENCRDVYIEKQKGEMLGVVIVESGWGSILPTVIIASMMHFGPAEKSGRLNIGDQLMTINGTSLVGLPLSTCQSIIKGLKAQSKIKLNIVRCPPVTMVLIRRPDLRYQLGFSVQNGIICSLMRGGIAERGGVRVGHRIIDINGQSVVATPHEKIVQVLSNAVGEIHMKTMPAAMYRLLTAQEQPVYI is encoded by the exons ATGAGCTACAAGCAGCAGGGGGAGGGGCTAGGTGATGCTATCTTGGAGGAGCATAAGGCTTCACCTGCTTCCAGAAACCGGCAGCCCAATAGCACAGGGGGAGAAGGGGTCCCTGTCCGGAGAAGTTGGAGACCCTGCCAAATGCTCGGTCAGGATGGGCAGgaacatcatcaccaccatcatcctcCTATTCCGCACCAAGGCTCGGGCCGCGGCCCTGCACGGTACCGTAGACGAACTCCCTCAGGGCAGGGCCCATCCAGACAGTGGGAGGGAGCAGACATGGAGCCTCCTCGCCACACCCAGCCGCCTCGCCCTGGCGCGGCCCGCTACCGCCGCCAGGGAGAGCCCAGGGTTAGAGTTCACAGACAGAGACCGCCGACGAGAGATGGCCAAGACACCCACGCCCTGCCGTTTCAACAGCAACGGTCATCTGGCGCTCCCCTGACTGAACAGAGGGACATGACTGGTCCCGCAACAATGAAGCAGCAGCACCCCCCACACTCCTGTCCACCCCACCACACACAGAACAGTAGAGCACCTGACCTTACTGCTGGTACCTCTCCTacccccacacaccacacaccatgtcCTACTGCCCCTGATCCCCCTTCCCAAGACCTGCATCAAACCCTTCCCAACATAGAGTCTCCCCAAcctcaggaggaagaggaggaagggtaCAGCTCATCCATAACGCAGTCTGTTAGTACTCAAAGTGGATTTGACAACCAGACAGACCtagagaaccagagggagggGGGCCATGGAGAGGGGGAGACCGGTCTGGGAGAAGAAGACAGCAGCGAGAGGGATCTGGTAGAGGATGATCAGGAAGATGGAACTAATGAGTACTGTTCTGACACTGAGAGTGCTGCCTCGCTAAGCATGGAGGCTCCGCCCCTGAGTTCACCTCCTCACCAATCACCATTCTTGCCCCCTCCACTTCAGTCTGAGAACTCGGACCAATATAGTGACGAGTTTAGCCCAAGTCCCACCTATGAAAATGACATAATGCCTGATGATGAGAGCTACACTGATTCTCCACTGTCCCACCCCAAATCCTTCACCTTCAGAGACTCGTATCCTAAGACCTATGCAGAATTCTATAATGAGTCCTACCCACAGTCAGAATCTATCACAGAATCCAACACAGAGCCCTACGCAAAATCCTACCCTCAGTCTTTCCCTGCACCCTTGAAATGGATTAATTATCCAGACAGGAGATCTGAGGCTGACCCTGATGAGCCATATTCAGAACTTCACCCAGGTTCCTGCAGTCGTAGACAGAGCGAGCATGTTTATAAGGGAGCTACAGACACTGAACCCCAACCCCGTGACTCCTGGCCAGGTAGGGATGTGGGGTTACCACAGACCAGCCCCCATTGGCAGGGACGCTCAGTCGGCTCAAGGCTACACCACTACAATGACACTACGTCTGATGGGGAGGACGACAGCCTCAAAGAAAGCCCCAGATCCCAAAGCCTGGGGCCACCTCCCTGGAACGTGCAAGGTGAAGCCCAGTCAGAGCGTCCCAGCTCTGGGCAGCCTGGTTCAGGTGAGTTCCAGGATGAGCAGGCCGGGATGGAGCTCCGACCTCCAGCGGAAGGCCTTTCAGAGGACAGTGTCACAGGCTCAGGAGATGCTATCTCTCTGGCCATCAGGGACATCCGAGAGGCCATAGAGGAGGTGAAGACAAAGACGGTGCGCTCGCCCTACACTCCTGACCAGCCCATAGAGCCTGTGTGGGTGATGAGACCGGAGGTCAGTCCTAATGAGGACGAATCCTCCCCAGAGCATCCACCGGGTGGCGAA CCTGTCTCTCAGTCTCCTTCACACTATAACCCAGTCCCAGCCCGAGTTCCCTCCCCTGTCCATGTTCCAGTACCAGCTCCAGCCCCATCTCGAGTTCCGGTGCCAGTCCCAGAGCATGTCTGTCCTGTGAGGGTAGAGTCCTCCAGAACACACCAGGATCAGCAGAGGGAGCATAGAGAACAGAGGGAGCCGCCTAGGCCACCATCCATTGAGGAG ATCCAGAGGCATATGCCGTCCTTCCCTACATACGTGGAAG TCCCAGGGCCATGTGACCCAGAGGACCTGATTGATGGCATCATTTTTGCAGCCAGCTACCTGGGCTCCACCCACCTGCTGTCAGAGAGGACTCCCACTAAGAGTGCCCGCATGCAGCAGGCCCAGGAGGCTATGAGCCGTGTCAGG ACTGGGGGGGAGATTCCTTCTTCCACTGAAGTGGATCTCTTCATGTCTACACAGAGGATCAAAGTGCTGAATGCAGACACTCAG GCGTCCATGATGGACCTGCCACTGAGGACCATCTCCTACATCGCCGACATAGGCAACATGGTGGTGCTGATGGCCAGGGGGAAGATGGTACGCTCCAGGAGCGCTCAGGAACATCTGAACCATACAACTGACCACACCAACAGCCCTGCCCGCGACGACCTCCCCCAGTACAGGATGGTCTGCCACGTGTTTGAGTCGGAGGAT GCCCAGCTCATAGCCCAGTCTATTGGCCAGGCCTTCAGTGTGGCGTACCAGGAGTTCCTGCGGGCCAATGGCATCGACCCAGAGGACCTGAGTCAGAGGGAGTACAGCGACCTGCTCAACACTCAGGACATGTACAACGATGACCTCATCCACTTCTCCAAGTCAGAGAACTGCAGAGAT GTTTACATAGAgaagcagaagggagagatgctgGGCGTGGTCATAGTGGAGTCAGGCTGGGGCTCTATTCTGCCCACCGTCATCATTGCTAGCATGATGCATTTTGGGCCTGCGGAGAAGTCTGGTCGACTCAACATTGGTGACCAGCTCATGACCATCAATGGAACCAGTCTGGTTGGACTGCCCCTCTCCACTTGCCAGAGTATCATCAAG GGTCTGAAGGCCCAGTCCAAGATTAAGTTGAACATCGTCAGGTGTCCCCCCGTCACTATGGTGCTGATCCGCAGACCAGACCTCCGATATCAGCTGGGCTTCAGCGTACAGAATGGCATT ATCTGCAGTCTGATGAGGGGGGGcattgctgagagaggaggggtcCGTGTCGGTCATCGCATCATTGATATCAACGGTCAGAGTGTGGTGGCTACACCTCATGAGAAGATTGTTCAAGTCCTGTCTAATGCAGTGGGAGAG ATCCACATGAAGACGATGCCTGCAGCCATGTACCGTCTATTGACTGCCCAGGAACAGCCGGTCTACATCTGA
- the LOC110509765 gene encoding amyloid-beta A4 precursor protein-binding family A member 1-like isoform X1, with protein MSYKQQGEGLGDAILEEHKASPASRNRQPNSTGGEGVPVRRSWRPCQMLGQDGQEHHHHHHPPIPHQGSGRGPARYRRRTPSGQGPSRQWEGADMEPPRHTQPPRPGAARYRRQGEPRVRVHRQRPPTRDGQDTHALPFQQQRSSGAPLTEQRDMTGPATMKQQHPPHSCPPHHTQNSRAPDLTAGTSPTPTHHTPCPTAPDPPSQDLHQTLPNIESPQPQEEEEEGYSSSITQSVSTQSGFDNQTDLENQREGGHGEGETGLGEEDSSERDLVEDDQEDGTNEYCSDTESAASLSMEAPPLSSPPHQSPFLPPPLQSENSDQYSDEFSPSPTYENDIMPDDESYTDSPLSHPKSFTFRDSYPKTYAEFYNESYPQSESITESNTEPYAKSYPQSFPAPLKWINYPDRRSEADPDEPYSELHPGSCSRRQSEHVYKGATDTEPQPRDSWPGRDVGLPQTSPHWQGRSVGSRLHHYNDTTSDGEDDSLKESPRSQSLGPPPWNVQGEAQSERPSSGQPGSGEFQDEQAGMELRPPAEGLSEDSVTGSGDAISLAIRDIREAIEEVKTKTVRSPYTPDQPIEPVWVMRPEVSPNEDESSPEHPPGGEPVSQSPSHYNPVPARVPSPVHVPVPAPAPSRVPVPVPEHVCPVRVESSRTHQDQQREHREQREPPRPPSIEEIQRHMPSFPTYVEVPGPCDPEDLIDGIIFAASYLGSTHLLSERTPTKSARMQQAQEAMSRVRTGQKQAKNRKKTGGEIPSSTEVDLFMSTQRIKVLNADTQASMMDLPLRTISYIADIGNMVVLMARGKMVRSRSAQEHLNHTTDHTNSPARDDLPQYRMVCHVFESEDAQLIAQSIGQAFSVAYQEFLRANGIDPEDLSQREYSDLLNTQDMYNDDLIHFSKSENCRDVYIEKQKGEMLGVVIVESGWGSILPTVIIASMMHFGPAEKSGRLNIGDQLMTINGTSLVGLPLSTCQSIIKGLKAQSKIKLNIVRCPPVTMVLIRRPDLRYQLGFSVQNGIICSLMRGGIAERGGVRVGHRIIDINGQSVVATPHEKIVQVLSNAVGEIHMKTMPAAMYRLLTAQEQPVYI; from the exons ATGAGCTACAAGCAGCAGGGGGAGGGGCTAGGTGATGCTATCTTGGAGGAGCATAAGGCTTCACCTGCTTCCAGAAACCGGCAGCCCAATAGCACAGGGGGAGAAGGGGTCCCTGTCCGGAGAAGTTGGAGACCCTGCCAAATGCTCGGTCAGGATGGGCAGgaacatcatcaccaccatcatcctcCTATTCCGCACCAAGGCTCGGGCCGCGGCCCTGCACGGTACCGTAGACGAACTCCCTCAGGGCAGGGCCCATCCAGACAGTGGGAGGGAGCAGACATGGAGCCTCCTCGCCACACCCAGCCGCCTCGCCCTGGCGCGGCCCGCTACCGCCGCCAGGGAGAGCCCAGGGTTAGAGTTCACAGACAGAGACCGCCGACGAGAGATGGCCAAGACACCCACGCCCTGCCGTTTCAACAGCAACGGTCATCTGGCGCTCCCCTGACTGAACAGAGGGACATGACTGGTCCCGCAACAATGAAGCAGCAGCACCCCCCACACTCCTGTCCACCCCACCACACACAGAACAGTAGAGCACCTGACCTTACTGCTGGTACCTCTCCTacccccacacaccacacaccatgtcCTACTGCCCCTGATCCCCCTTCCCAAGACCTGCATCAAACCCTTCCCAACATAGAGTCTCCCCAAcctcaggaggaagaggaggaagggtaCAGCTCATCCATAACGCAGTCTGTTAGTACTCAAAGTGGATTTGACAACCAGACAGACCtagagaaccagagggagggGGGCCATGGAGAGGGGGAGACCGGTCTGGGAGAAGAAGACAGCAGCGAGAGGGATCTGGTAGAGGATGATCAGGAAGATGGAACTAATGAGTACTGTTCTGACACTGAGAGTGCTGCCTCGCTAAGCATGGAGGCTCCGCCCCTGAGTTCACCTCCTCACCAATCACCATTCTTGCCCCCTCCACTTCAGTCTGAGAACTCGGACCAATATAGTGACGAGTTTAGCCCAAGTCCCACCTATGAAAATGACATAATGCCTGATGATGAGAGCTACACTGATTCTCCACTGTCCCACCCCAAATCCTTCACCTTCAGAGACTCGTATCCTAAGACCTATGCAGAATTCTATAATGAGTCCTACCCACAGTCAGAATCTATCACAGAATCCAACACAGAGCCCTACGCAAAATCCTACCCTCAGTCTTTCCCTGCACCCTTGAAATGGATTAATTATCCAGACAGGAGATCTGAGGCTGACCCTGATGAGCCATATTCAGAACTTCACCCAGGTTCCTGCAGTCGTAGACAGAGCGAGCATGTTTATAAGGGAGCTACAGACACTGAACCCCAACCCCGTGACTCCTGGCCAGGTAGGGATGTGGGGTTACCACAGACCAGCCCCCATTGGCAGGGACGCTCAGTCGGCTCAAGGCTACACCACTACAATGACACTACGTCTGATGGGGAGGACGACAGCCTCAAAGAAAGCCCCAGATCCCAAAGCCTGGGGCCACCTCCCTGGAACGTGCAAGGTGAAGCCCAGTCAGAGCGTCCCAGCTCTGGGCAGCCTGGTTCAGGTGAGTTCCAGGATGAGCAGGCCGGGATGGAGCTCCGACCTCCAGCGGAAGGCCTTTCAGAGGACAGTGTCACAGGCTCAGGAGATGCTATCTCTCTGGCCATCAGGGACATCCGAGAGGCCATAGAGGAGGTGAAGACAAAGACGGTGCGCTCGCCCTACACTCCTGACCAGCCCATAGAGCCTGTGTGGGTGATGAGACCGGAGGTCAGTCCTAATGAGGACGAATCCTCCCCAGAGCATCCACCGGGTGGCGAA CCTGTCTCTCAGTCTCCTTCACACTATAACCCAGTCCCAGCCCGAGTTCCCTCCCCTGTCCATGTTCCAGTACCAGCTCCAGCCCCATCTCGAGTTCCGGTGCCAGTCCCAGAGCATGTCTGTCCTGTGAGGGTAGAGTCCTCCAGAACACACCAGGATCAGCAGAGGGAGCATAGAGAACAGAGGGAGCCGCCTAGGCCACCATCCATTGAGGAG ATCCAGAGGCATATGCCGTCCTTCCCTACATACGTGGAAG TCCCAGGGCCATGTGACCCAGAGGACCTGATTGATGGCATCATTTTTGCAGCCAGCTACCTGGGCTCCACCCACCTGCTGTCAGAGAGGACTCCCACTAAGAGTGCCCGCATGCAGCAGGCCCAGGAGGCTATGAGCCGTGTCAGG ACTGGACAAAAGCAAGCTAAAAACAGAAAGAAG ACTGGGGGGGAGATTCCTTCTTCCACTGAAGTGGATCTCTTCATGTCTACACAGAGGATCAAAGTGCTGAATGCAGACACTCAG GCGTCCATGATGGACCTGCCACTGAGGACCATCTCCTACATCGCCGACATAGGCAACATGGTGGTGCTGATGGCCAGGGGGAAGATGGTACGCTCCAGGAGCGCTCAGGAACATCTGAACCATACAACTGACCACACCAACAGCCCTGCCCGCGACGACCTCCCCCAGTACAGGATGGTCTGCCACGTGTTTGAGTCGGAGGAT GCCCAGCTCATAGCCCAGTCTATTGGCCAGGCCTTCAGTGTGGCGTACCAGGAGTTCCTGCGGGCCAATGGCATCGACCCAGAGGACCTGAGTCAGAGGGAGTACAGCGACCTGCTCAACACTCAGGACATGTACAACGATGACCTCATCCACTTCTCCAAGTCAGAGAACTGCAGAGAT GTTTACATAGAgaagcagaagggagagatgctgGGCGTGGTCATAGTGGAGTCAGGCTGGGGCTCTATTCTGCCCACCGTCATCATTGCTAGCATGATGCATTTTGGGCCTGCGGAGAAGTCTGGTCGACTCAACATTGGTGACCAGCTCATGACCATCAATGGAACCAGTCTGGTTGGACTGCCCCTCTCCACTTGCCAGAGTATCATCAAG GGTCTGAAGGCCCAGTCCAAGATTAAGTTGAACATCGTCAGGTGTCCCCCCGTCACTATGGTGCTGATCCGCAGACCAGACCTCCGATATCAGCTGGGCTTCAGCGTACAGAATGGCATT ATCTGCAGTCTGATGAGGGGGGGcattgctgagagaggaggggtcCGTGTCGGTCATCGCATCATTGATATCAACGGTCAGAGTGTGGTGGCTACACCTCATGAGAAGATTGTTCAAGTCCTGTCTAATGCAGTGGGAGAG ATCCACATGAAGACGATGCCTGCAGCCATGTACCGTCTATTGACTGCCCAGGAACAGCCGGTCTACATCTGA